One window from the genome of Marinobacter sp. LV10R510-11A encodes:
- a CDS encoding class II fumarate hydratase — translation MNENGTGGAGSQTRIETDSLGDVHVPVAALWGAQTQRAVDNFPVSGQPMPPAFIAAVARIKLAAAEANASLGLLDNGRCDAITGACQALIRGEYADQFPVDRYQTGSGTSTNMNVNEVLAAIAAKSGVEVHPNDHVNMSQSSNDVIPTAIHVSSVIGVRERLIPALTHLRGVIYEREALFSEQVKTGRTHLMDAMPITLGQELRTWREQILAAEKRLDATADELLALPQGGTAVGTGVNALPEFSGQFVKFLKANTGYAFRSLDHKFVGQSAVDGPVALSSQLRGLGIVLTKIANDLRWMNSGPIHGLGEISLAALQPGSSIMPGKVNPVIPESVAMVGAQVIGLDSANAIAGQSGNFQLNVMLPLIGGNLLDMISLLRNATSMLADKAIRNFSVNTETLDAGVRRNPVLVTALNPEIGYSLASDIAKEAYKTGRPVIDVAEEISGLSRERLEELMDPLKLTRGGID, via the coding sequence ATGAACGAAAATGGAACTGGGGGCGCAGGCAGTCAAACCCGAATAGAAACCGACAGCCTAGGCGATGTCCATGTGCCTGTGGCGGCACTTTGGGGCGCCCAAACCCAGCGCGCTGTTGATAATTTTCCGGTCAGTGGTCAGCCCATGCCTCCGGCCTTTATTGCGGCGGTGGCCCGTATCAAACTTGCGGCTGCCGAGGCCAATGCCAGTTTGGGGCTTCTGGACAACGGCCGTTGCGATGCCATTACAGGCGCCTGCCAGGCGCTTATCCGAGGCGAGTACGCCGATCAGTTTCCGGTCGATCGGTATCAGACCGGTTCGGGCACCAGCACCAACATGAACGTGAACGAGGTGCTCGCCGCCATTGCGGCTAAGAGCGGCGTGGAGGTGCACCCTAATGATCATGTAAATATGAGCCAAAGCTCCAATGATGTGATTCCCACGGCTATTCACGTGAGCTCAGTGATTGGGGTGAGGGAGCGGCTTATTCCTGCGTTAACGCATTTGCGCGGCGTTATCTACGAGCGTGAGGCGTTGTTTTCTGAACAGGTGAAAACCGGCCGCACGCATCTCATGGATGCCATGCCGATCACCCTTGGCCAAGAGTTGCGTACGTGGCGGGAACAGATACTTGCGGCAGAAAAACGTCTTGATGCGACAGCGGATGAACTGCTCGCGCTGCCCCAGGGCGGCACGGCGGTAGGTACGGGCGTGAATGCGCTGCCGGAGTTTTCTGGTCAGTTTGTGAAATTCCTGAAGGCCAATACCGGCTATGCATTCCGTTCTTTGGATCACAAGTTTGTAGGCCAGAGCGCGGTGGATGGGCCTGTTGCGCTTTCATCACAATTACGTGGGCTAGGCATTGTGCTCACCAAAATTGCCAACGACCTGCGCTGGATGAACAGCGGCCCGATTCACGGGCTTGGGGAGATTAGCCTAGCGGCGCTGCAGCCTGGTAGCAGTATTATGCCGGGCAAAGTGAACCCGGTTATTCCCGAATCTGTGGCCATGGTGGGGGCCCAAGTAATCGGGCTGGACAGCGCGAATGCCATTGCAGGGCAGTCTGGTAACTTTCAGCTTAACGTGATGCTGCCACTCATTGGCGGCAACCTGCTGGATATGATCAGCCTGCTTAGAAACGCCACCAGCATGCTGGCGGACAAGGCCATCCGGAACTTTTCCGTGAACACCGAAACACTGGATGCCGGCGTTCGTCGCAATCCGGTGCTGGTGACGGCGCTTAATCCTGAAATTGGTTACAGTCTGGCTTCGGATATCGCCAAGGAGGCCTATAAAACCGGTCGCCCGGTTATTGATGTAGCTGAGGAAATCAGTGGTCTCAGCCGGGAGCGTTTGGAAGAACTAATGGACCCGCTCAAGCTGACCCGAGGCGGAATCGACTGA
- a CDS encoding metallophosphoesterase, which yields MTSPARKSEHQDELLEYRLSLRLGPVHARQRLGIEREAEARVFGQDRSSFRLKSLTSAPGFIRFCLRLAGLHGRGQNNSRRVDTAYNRFYLPGLPANFEGFRILHLTDLHVDMDEANLQAVIRQISPLDYDLCVLTGDYRKETWGPIEAALGGMARLREAIRGPAYAVLGNHDSVRMVPALEDMGYALLMNEMAPIERGGECIYLAGVDDPHFYKAHNLHRAGDDIPLGSISLLLSHSPEIWREASHAGYDMFLCGHTHGGQICLPGGIPLTLDADCPRHLGRGYWKANGMQGYTSPGSGTSVVNVRLNCPPEVTIHTLTRAPSQ from the coding sequence ATGACCTCACCGGCCCGAAAATCGGAACACCAGGATGAGCTTCTGGAATACCGCCTGAGCCTACGGCTGGGGCCGGTTCATGCCCGCCAGCGCTTAGGCATTGAGCGTGAAGCGGAAGCCCGGGTATTCGGCCAGGATCGTTCTTCGTTTCGCCTAAAAAGCCTAACTTCTGCCCCCGGATTTATCCGTTTCTGCCTGAGGCTAGCGGGGTTGCACGGGCGCGGGCAGAACAACAGCCGGCGCGTGGATACAGCCTACAACCGATTTTACCTGCCAGGCCTGCCGGCAAACTTTGAAGGCTTTCGCATTCTGCACCTCACCGACCTGCACGTGGATATGGATGAAGCTAATCTACAGGCAGTTATACGACAGATTTCTCCGCTGGATTACGATCTGTGCGTGCTTACGGGTGATTACCGAAAAGAAACTTGGGGGCCGATAGAGGCCGCCCTTGGAGGCATGGCGCGGTTGCGTGAGGCAATCCGGGGCCCCGCTTACGCCGTGCTTGGTAACCACGACAGTGTGCGCATGGTGCCCGCGTTAGAAGACATGGGCTACGCCCTGCTAATGAACGAGATGGCCCCGATAGAGCGAGGTGGTGAGTGCATCTATCTCGCAGGGGTTGATGACCCACACTTCTACAAGGCTCATAACCTGCACCGTGCAGGCGATGACATTCCACTCGGAAGTATCAGCCTCCTGCTGAGCCACTCGCCTGAAATCTGGCGGGAAGCCTCCCATGCGGGCTACGACATGTTCCTGTGTGGCCATACCCATGGTGGCCAGATCTGCCTGCCAGGAGGCATTCCTCTGACCCTAGATGCCGACTGCCCGCGACACCTGGGCCGCGGCTATTGGAAAGCAAATGGCATGCAGGGATACACCTCTCCGGGATCCGGCACTTCTGTTGTGAACGTGCGGCTGAATTGCCCGCCAGAAGTGACGATTCACACCTTAACCCGAGCCCCGTCTCAGTGA
- a CDS encoding CDP-archaeol synthase: protein MLIALKLFVMLVLANGAPVVAAKVFRRRWSAPVDAGLHWFDGRPLLGKSKTWRGITSGALCCALFALATGHGFVFGLLFGLLALAGDLLSSFIKRRLGLKSSARMSWLDQVPEAAFPVLLAMAWGLVNAWVALFVVVFFTLANMWISPLLYRLGIRRQPH from the coding sequence TTGCTGATAGCCCTGAAGTTATTTGTGATGCTGGTGCTGGCCAATGGTGCGCCAGTGGTTGCCGCAAAGGTGTTCAGGCGCCGCTGGTCTGCGCCTGTGGATGCCGGGTTGCACTGGTTTGATGGTCGCCCGTTGCTGGGCAAAAGCAAGACCTGGCGGGGGATCACTTCCGGAGCCCTTTGCTGTGCGCTGTTTGCTCTGGCCACGGGGCACGGGTTTGTATTCGGGCTATTGTTTGGCCTGCTTGCGCTCGCCGGTGACCTGCTCAGTAGCTTTATCAAGCGCCGGCTGGGGCTGAAATCCAGCGCGCGAATGTCATGGCTGGATCAGGTGCCCGAGGCGGCTTTTCCTGTGCTGCTGGCCATGGCGTGGGGACTGGTGAATGCATGGGTCGCGCTGTTCGTTGTCGTGTTTTTCACGCTAGCCAATATGTGGATATCGCCGCTACTCTATCGCTTGGGCATTCGGCGCCAACCTCACTGA
- a CDS encoding ATP-grasp domain-containing protein, with protein MSEHKYNPEKGYIAFLGWSLNAVEAADKFDRRYVVVAPDWAEPYCKEHDIPYVPWNFERLNDRSVEIAQTLKEMGVDVAIPLFEETVEWAGAINSVLMDKPRLFGQAMLLRDKALMKRRAQLGGIRVGIFEEAHDKGDVVRFLKRVNQTLLKLDGDPNDPIHLKAFDKAGCLGHRIIRTPDEVDSIPDEEFPVLMESHLDGWEFAVEAWVHNGKIAFLNISEYVTLGYSVFVPATPDLEKYRDQIRGEIEKLIKAFDIDFGFIHPEYFVTSDSTMYFGEVAYRPPGFKVFELLETAYGFNAYQGLILSFDPKTTPEEMKAFFPKEVVDAKGYAGCFGVYPRRRVVSKLEIPEETENHEYFESHELTPPVEETVTKRTAFGTHWGLVYFFGEDPYVLRDLLKHQEDLDFYV; from the coding sequence ATGAGCGAGCATAAATATAACCCTGAAAAAGGGTATATCGCCTTTCTCGGTTGGAGTCTCAACGCAGTAGAAGCCGCTGATAAATTCGATCGCCGCTACGTGGTGGTTGCACCGGACTGGGCCGAGCCCTATTGCAAAGAGCACGATATTCCCTACGTGCCTTGGAATTTTGAACGCTTAAATGACCGCTCCGTAGAGATTGCCCAAACCCTGAAAGAAATGGGTGTGGATGTCGCTATTCCGTTGTTTGAAGAAACGGTGGAATGGGCCGGTGCGATCAACTCCGTTTTGATGGACAAGCCGAGGCTGTTCGGTCAGGCCATGTTGCTTCGCGATAAAGCACTGATGAAGCGCCGTGCGCAGCTTGGCGGCATACGCGTGGGTATATTTGAAGAAGCTCACGATAAAGGCGATGTTGTCCGCTTTTTGAAAAGAGTTAATCAAACTCTGCTCAAGCTCGATGGCGACCCCAACGATCCCATTCATTTGAAAGCCTTCGATAAGGCCGGCTGTCTTGGGCACAGAATCATTCGCACCCCGGACGAAGTAGATTCCATTCCGGATGAAGAATTCCCGGTGCTGATGGAGTCCCACCTAGACGGCTGGGAGTTTGCGGTAGAGGCTTGGGTCCATAACGGTAAGATCGCCTTCCTGAATATCTCCGAATACGTCACCTTGGGCTATTCTGTTTTCGTGCCGGCGACGCCAGATCTCGAAAAGTACCGGGATCAGATCCGCGGCGAAATTGAAAAGCTGATCAAGGCCTTCGATATTGATTTCGGCTTTATTCACCCCGAATATTTCGTGACCAGCGACAGCACCATGTACTTTGGTGAGGTGGCATATCGGCCACCCGGATTCAAGGTTTTCGAGCTGCTTGAAACGGCTTATGGCTTCAACGCCTATCAGGGTCTGATTCTTTCGTTTGATCCCAAAACCACGCCTGAAGAAATGAAAGCCTTCTTCCCGAAAGAAGTGGTGGATGCCAAGGGTTACGCGGGTTGCTTCGGTGTGTACCCACGGCGCCGGGTTGTCAGCAAGCTGGAGATTCCGGAGGAAACCGAGAATCACGAGTATTTCGAATCCCATGAGCTGACGCCTCCGGTTGAGGAAACGGTAACCAAGCGCACGGCATTTGGTACCCACTGGGGCCTTGTGTATTTCTTTGGTGAAGACCCTTATGTGCTGCGAGATCTCCTGAAACATCAGGAAGATTTGGATTTCTATGTATAA
- a CDS encoding chemotaxis protein, with amino-acid sequence MTSKTKQTQKLLLFRLSGTRLFGIGTLKIREILTFSPLVKLPHSHHAVAGTISFRGSAVPVIDMAAAVGYPALTPEELKTSSIMITDVQRQEIGFVVRGVERIIETNWKKVQAPPKALGDKAFITGLLDVEGDTVQLMDVELLLANVYPDSLDSQDVALTDVQSETLKALSILLVDDSRVARKQLCDVLDAKDIPYQVTTSGDQALQVLLNDNELGRPVDILVSDIEMPGLDGYELTFDVRDNSALKQPYIILHTSLNSEMSLSYANQVGANEALTKFDADELLHAMLRGASHPEQ; translated from the coding sequence ATGACCAGCAAAACTAAGCAAACCCAGAAACTTCTTCTGTTCCGCTTGTCGGGCACCCGGCTATTCGGGATTGGTACGCTGAAAATCCGCGAAATATTAACCTTCAGCCCCCTTGTCAAGTTACCCCACAGCCACCACGCGGTTGCGGGAACAATCAGTTTTCGTGGTTCCGCCGTGCCGGTGATCGATATGGCTGCCGCCGTTGGCTATCCGGCCTTAACGCCGGAGGAGCTGAAAACATCCTCCATTATGATCACCGATGTTCAACGCCAAGAGATCGGCTTTGTAGTGCGTGGTGTGGAGCGGATCATAGAAACGAACTGGAAAAAGGTACAGGCACCGCCCAAAGCGCTGGGAGACAAAGCCTTTATAACCGGTCTGCTGGATGTAGAAGGCGATACCGTTCAGTTGATGGATGTTGAGCTGTTACTAGCGAACGTATACCCAGATTCGTTGGACTCGCAAGACGTTGCACTCACCGATGTTCAGAGCGAAACCCTCAAAGCCCTCAGCATTCTGTTGGTAGACGACTCCCGGGTTGCCCGAAAGCAGCTATGTGATGTGCTGGACGCCAAGGATATTCCCTACCAAGTTACCACTAGCGGTGATCAAGCTTTACAGGTTCTACTGAACGACAACGAACTCGGGCGACCGGTTGATATTCTGGTGAGCGACATTGAAATGCCGGGGTTGGATGGCTACGAGCTAACATTCGACGTGCGAGATAACAGTGCGCTAAAGCAGCCTTACATCATTCTGCACACGTCCCTGAACAGCGAGATGAGCCTAAGCTACGCCAATCAGGTGGGCGCCAACGAAGCTCTTACCAAGTTTGATGCAGATGAACTGCTGCATGCCATGCTCAGAGGCGCAAGCCATCCTGAGCAATAG
- the msrB gene encoding peptide-methionine (R)-S-oxide reductase MsrB, translating to MSSSAAGYDLTPLTEAQTEEKAASLTPEERQVLLDHGTEHPFCGTLLDNKLAGVYHCRLCDLPLFSSSAKFDSGTGWPSFFQPFDKEHIHYIEDTSMGMARTEARCLRCDSHLGHVFPDGPPPTGKRYCLNSVALVFQEMG from the coding sequence ATGAGCAGTTCTGCTGCAGGTTATGACCTAACGCCTTTGACCGAGGCGCAGACAGAAGAAAAAGCCGCCAGCCTGACACCCGAAGAACGCCAGGTGTTACTGGATCACGGAACGGAGCATCCGTTCTGTGGCACTTTGCTGGATAACAAATTGGCCGGCGTTTATCACTGCCGGCTTTGTGATTTGCCTCTGTTCAGTTCAAGCGCAAAATTTGATTCCGGTACAGGCTGGCCCAGTTTTTTTCAGCCGTTTGATAAAGAGCACATCCATTACATCGAAGATACAAGCATGGGAATGGCTCGCACAGAAGCGCGCTGTCTTCGCTGTGACAGTCACCTAGGCCACGTATTTCCAGACGGGCCGCCCCCGACAGGTAAGCGCTATTGCCTGAACTCCGTTGCCCTGGTTTTCCAGGAAATGGGCTGA
- a CDS encoding BCCT family transporter, whose translation MKSNNLKSGGDYSIAQLGDPVLLTLSVGFIVLFVGFSLFDVDAVAALIGNGFAWTAKVFGTYFQMLLLATFFIAIGLACTPAAKAKIGNLDKPEMSTFRWLSIIMCTLLAGGGVFFAAGEPVYHFVVTPPAYTSEPGTAEAVSNAMAQSFMHWGFLAWAVLGTLAAIVLAHAHYVQGKPLQPRTLLYPVFGERVMSGWLGSVVDACCVIAVVAGTVGPVGFLATQMSFGLSELFGLTDGLATQLAILVGLAVIYVTSAISGIHRGIQFLSRLNVFLALAVAAIIFIFGPTLYLTNTYFQSMGQYVSSFMEMATMTAETAPGWWMQWWTVFFFAWFIGYAPLMAIFVARISRGRSIRDMILAVAVMAPIATTIWFTLLGGSGIYYQMTGVIDLAEALNNFRFDVATLTVAQALPGGAFMALAILVLTTIFVATTGDSMSYSIAVVSSGHDQPNTFVRAFWGLTMAGMAGVLLYMGAGQIGVLQQFIVITAIPVSLILLPTLWLGPKAAYSMAREQNLIPQLPETQKS comes from the coding sequence ATGAAGAGTAACAATCTCAAGTCAGGCGGAGATTACTCCATAGCCCAGCTTGGTGATCCTGTGCTACTTACGCTCAGCGTTGGTTTCATTGTTTTGTTCGTCGGATTCTCTTTGTTCGATGTGGACGCGGTTGCCGCCCTTATTGGTAACGGTTTTGCCTGGACTGCCAAAGTGTTTGGCACCTACTTCCAGATGTTGCTATTGGCAACGTTTTTTATCGCGATAGGCCTAGCATGCACGCCAGCAGCTAAAGCCAAGATTGGCAACCTCGATAAGCCAGAGATGAGCACCTTCCGCTGGCTCTCTATCATTATGTGTACTCTGCTAGCGGGTGGCGGTGTGTTCTTTGCGGCCGGCGAGCCGGTCTATCATTTTGTTGTAACGCCACCGGCCTACACGAGTGAACCTGGTACCGCTGAAGCCGTTTCCAATGCCATGGCACAATCGTTCATGCACTGGGGTTTCCTGGCCTGGGCAGTTTTGGGCACTCTGGCTGCGATTGTTCTGGCCCATGCTCACTACGTGCAAGGCAAACCACTTCAGCCACGCACACTGCTTTACCCGGTATTTGGCGAGCGCGTCATGAGCGGCTGGTTGGGCAGTGTTGTTGATGCTTGCTGCGTGATCGCAGTAGTTGCCGGCACCGTAGGTCCGGTTGGCTTCCTGGCTACTCAGATGAGCTTTGGCCTGAGCGAGCTATTCGGCCTGACCGATGGTCTGGCCACACAATTGGCCATTCTGGTTGGCCTAGCCGTCATCTATGTAACGTCTGCCATTTCTGGCATTCACCGTGGCATTCAGTTCCTGAGCCGGCTGAACGTGTTTCTGGCGCTGGCGGTAGCGGCAATTATCTTTATCTTCGGCCCAACGCTATATCTGACGAACACCTACTTCCAGAGTATGGGGCAGTATGTTTCCTCGTTCATGGAAATGGCGACCATGACAGCAGAAACCGCTCCCGGCTGGTGGATGCAGTGGTGGACCGTGTTCTTCTTTGCATGGTTTATTGGCTATGCCCCACTGATGGCGATCTTCGTTGCACGCATTTCGCGCGGCAGGAGCATTCGGGACATGATTCTAGCGGTGGCTGTTATGGCGCCTATTGCCACCACTATCTGGTTCACTCTCCTAGGCGGCTCCGGCATTTACTATCAGATGACCGGCGTGATTGATCTTGCAGAAGCCCTGAATAACTTCCGCTTCGATGTGGCCACACTTACGGTTGCCCAAGCTCTGCCGGGCGGCGCATTCATGGCCCTGGCCATTCTGGTACTGACCACCATTTTTGTGGCAACCACCGGCGATTCCATGAGCTACTCCATTGCTGTTGTGAGCTCTGGCCACGACCAGCCGAATACCTTTGTACGGGCATTCTGGGGCCTGACTATGGCAGGTATGGCAGGCGTTCTGCTTTACATGGGCGCCGGCCAAATTGGTGTGCTCCAGCAGTTTATTGTGATCACAGCTATCCCGGTCTCACTGATTCTGCTGCCCACACTGTGGCTCGGCCCCAAAGCGGCCTATTCGATGGCACGTGAGCAGAATCTTATCCCTCAGCTGCCAGAAACGCAGAAAAGCTGA
- the mqo gene encoding malate dehydrogenase (quinone), giving the protein MAVKQADVVLVGGGVMSATLGMMLTQLDPSMKIVMLERLDHVAHESTDGWNNAGTGHAGYCELNYTPQTEDGDVAIERALQINAQYEVSLQFWSYLVEQGMLPEPSKFINRTPHQSFVWGEKDVAFLKRRHERMSAHHLFRGMEYTESPRELEEWMPLVVQGRDPMQRVAATRIRHGSDVDFGSLTRNMVEYLQSQPNFELMLSSPVHYIDQRDNGRWKVRVKNQHTGEQTKLESEFVFLGAGGGALPLLQKSGVDEARGYGGFPVSGQWLVCRKPDVVGQHHAKVYGKAPIGAPPMSVPHLDTRIINGEPALLFGPFAGFTTRFLKQGSIFDLFGSVRTTNLKPMLSVSKSNMDLTRYLIGEVFQSHSDRVEALRNFFPEAEEENWELRSAGQRVQIIKQAEGGGGKLEFGTEIVASKDGTLAALLGASPGASTAASAMISVVERCFAEKIKTDEWQERMKTMVPSYGQSLVDDEALLTKVRERTLATLKLS; this is encoded by the coding sequence ATGGCCGTTAAACAGGCAGACGTAGTGCTGGTAGGTGGTGGTGTCATGAGCGCCACTCTCGGCATGATGCTAACGCAGTTGGATCCGTCCATGAAAATTGTCATGTTGGAGCGTCTTGATCACGTTGCTCATGAAAGCACCGACGGATGGAACAACGCAGGCACTGGGCACGCAGGATACTGTGAACTGAATTACACGCCGCAGACCGAAGATGGCGATGTCGCTATTGAGCGCGCGCTTCAGATCAATGCGCAATATGAGGTCTCGCTGCAGTTCTGGTCGTATCTGGTAGAGCAGGGCATGTTGCCAGAGCCCTCAAAATTTATTAACCGCACACCACACCAGAGTTTTGTCTGGGGTGAGAAAGACGTGGCGTTCCTTAAGCGCCGCCATGAGCGCATGAGTGCTCACCACCTGTTTCGTGGCATGGAGTACACGGAGTCGCCGCGGGAACTGGAAGAGTGGATGCCGCTGGTTGTTCAAGGTCGCGACCCTATGCAACGTGTTGCCGCCACCCGCATCCGTCACGGCTCCGATGTGGATTTCGGTTCCCTGACCCGGAACATGGTCGAGTACCTGCAAAGCCAACCCAACTTCGAGCTGATGTTGAGCAGCCCGGTGCATTACATAGACCAGCGTGATAATGGCCGCTGGAAAGTCCGAGTGAAAAACCAACACACCGGTGAGCAGACCAAGCTGGAAAGCGAATTTGTTTTCTTGGGTGCGGGCGGTGGGGCACTGCCTTTGCTGCAGAAATCAGGCGTTGATGAAGCCCGTGGTTACGGTGGGTTCCCTGTTAGTGGCCAATGGCTTGTGTGTCGCAAACCAGACGTAGTAGGGCAGCACCACGCCAAGGTATATGGCAAGGCGCCCATTGGTGCACCACCTATGTCGGTACCGCACTTGGATACCCGCATTATCAATGGCGAACCGGCTTTGCTGTTTGGCCCGTTTGCCGGCTTTACCACCCGCTTCCTCAAGCAGGGCTCTATCTTTGATCTGTTCGGCTCGGTGCGCACGACTAACCTCAAACCGATGTTGTCGGTGAGCAAAAGCAATATGGATCTCACCCGCTATCTGATCGGTGAAGTATTCCAGTCACACAGTGATCGCGTGGAAGCACTGCGCAACTTCTTCCCAGAAGCTGAAGAAGAGAACTGGGAACTGCGAAGTGCCGGCCAGCGAGTGCAGATTATCAAGCAGGCTGAAGGCGGCGGCGGGAAGCTGGAATTCGGTACCGAAATCGTGGCTTCAAAAGACGGCACTCTGGCGGCTCTGCTTGGTGCATCACCGGGTGCATCTACGGCGGCCAGCGCAATGATCAGTGTGGTCGAGCGCTGCTTTGCGGAGAAAATAAAAACGGATGAGTGGCAGGAGCGCATGAAAACAATGGTGCCATCCTACGGCCAATCTCTGGTGGACGATGAGGCACTGCTGACGAAAGTACGGGAAAGAACGCTCGCTACCTTGAAGCTGAGCTGA
- a CDS encoding aldehyde dehydrogenase family protein translates to MIYAQPGKDGSVVSFKSRYENYIGGEWVAPVKGQYFENITPITGAVICDIPRSSAEDIDLALDAAHKVAPAWGKTSPAERSNILLKIADRIDANLEKLAVAETWDNGKAIREALNADIPLAADHFRYFAGCIRAQEGSMSQIDENTVAYHFHEPLGVVGQIIPWNFPILMAAWKLAPCLAAGNCTVFKPAEQTPASILVLIEIIGDLLPPGVLNIVNGYGIEAGEALATSKRIAKIAFTGSTPVGSHILKCAAENIIPSTVELGGKSPNIYFSDVMKAEPEFVDKCIEGLVLAFFNQGEVCTCPSRALVQEDMYEEFMQKVVERTKAIKRGNPLDTDVQVGAQASKEQFDKIMSYLEIGKQEGAEILTGGDREEMDAEFNDGFYVQPTLFKGDNKMRVFQEEIFGPVVGVTTFKTEEEALAIANDTEFGLGAGVWTRDTNRAYRMGRSIQAGRVWMNCYHAYPAHAAFGGYKKSGVGRETHKMALEHYQQTKCMLTSYDINPLGFF, encoded by the coding sequence ATGATTTACGCACAACCAGGAAAAGACGGTTCCGTCGTTTCTTTCAAATCCCGTTACGAGAACTACATCGGTGGCGAGTGGGTCGCTCCGGTTAAAGGTCAGTACTTCGAAAACATAACGCCGATAACCGGCGCTGTTATCTGCGACATTCCGCGCTCCTCCGCCGAGGATATTGATCTGGCGCTTGATGCTGCGCACAAGGTCGCGCCGGCCTGGGGCAAAACTTCACCGGCAGAGCGCTCCAACATTCTGCTTAAAATTGCTGATCGCATTGACGCCAACTTAGAAAAACTGGCTGTCGCAGAAACCTGGGATAACGGCAAAGCGATTCGTGAAGCCCTAAATGCGGATATCCCTCTAGCCGCCGATCACTTCCGTTACTTTGCGGGCTGCATCCGGGCCCAAGAAGGGAGCATGAGTCAGATTGACGAAAACACCGTGGCTTATCATTTTCATGAGCCTCTTGGTGTGGTCGGGCAGATCATTCCTTGGAACTTCCCGATTCTGATGGCTGCGTGGAAGCTGGCGCCCTGTTTGGCCGCTGGCAACTGCACCGTGTTCAAGCCAGCGGAGCAGACGCCCGCCAGTATTCTGGTACTTATCGAGATCATTGGTGATCTGTTGCCGCCGGGCGTTCTCAACATTGTTAACGGCTATGGTATCGAAGCGGGTGAAGCGCTTGCGACTAGCAAGCGTATTGCCAAGATCGCCTTTACAGGCTCTACCCCGGTTGGTTCGCACATCCTCAAGTGCGCGGCAGAAAACATCATTCCTTCAACGGTTGAGCTGGGCGGCAAGTCTCCTAACATCTATTTCTCTGATGTAATGAAAGCCGAGCCAGAGTTCGTGGACAAGTGTATAGAAGGCCTGGTTCTGGCATTCTTCAATCAGGGCGAAGTGTGCACTTGTCCGTCTCGCGCGCTGGTGCAGGAAGACATGTATGAAGAGTTTATGCAGAAAGTGGTTGAGCGCACTAAGGCCATCAAGCGTGGAAACCCGCTGGATACGGATGTGCAAGTGGGCGCACAAGCCAGTAAAGAGCAGTTCGACAAGATCATGTCTTACCTTGAGATCGGCAAGCAAGAAGGAGCGGAGATTCTAACGGGGGGCGACAGGGAAGAAATGGACGCCGAATTCAACGACGGCTTCTACGTTCAGCCCACCTTGTTCAAGGGCGATAACAAGATGCGGGTGTTTCAGGAGGAAATCTTTGGCCCGGTTGTGGGTGTAACCACGTTCAAAACCGAAGAGGAAGCCCTGGCGATTGCCAACGATACTGAGTTTGGGCTGGGTGCCGGCGTCTGGACCCGCGACACCAACCGTGCATATCGTATGGGGCGCAGCATTCAGGCTGGCCGAGTGTGGATGAACTGCTATCACGCCTACCCGGCACACGCAGCCTTTGGCGGTTACAAAAAGTCTGGTGTTGGGCGTGAAACCCACAAGATGGCGCTGGAGCATTATCAGCAGACCAAATGCATGCTGACCAGCTACGACATTAACCCGTTGGGCTTTTTTTAA
- the msrA gene encoding peptide-methionine (S)-S-oxide reductase MsrA, which translates to MTSSCSIPGLNVARSRFPEPEQDLLAEEGEQRVVLAGGCFWCVEAVLIALDGVTRVESGYAGGLPETANYSAVCTGTTGHAEAVGVHYDPARVSFGALLRVFFSVAHDPTQLNRQGNDRGTQYRSAVFYETLEQKRVVESYIRQLGEAGVYSDPIVTAMEPLEAFYPAEEQHQNFAARNPYQPYIMAVAAPKIEKLIDGFGDRLKSEYTGADANSKASSHSDSGNNLA; encoded by the coding sequence ATGACATCATCTTGTAGTATTCCTGGTCTGAACGTGGCCCGCAGCCGCTTCCCCGAGCCGGAGCAGGATCTGCTGGCGGAAGAAGGCGAGCAGAGAGTGGTTCTTGCAGGTGGGTGCTTCTGGTGTGTTGAAGCTGTACTCATCGCATTGGACGGCGTAACCCGCGTGGAGTCTGGCTACGCTGGCGGGTTGCCAGAAACGGCTAACTACAGCGCCGTATGCACCGGCACAACGGGCCATGCGGAAGCAGTAGGTGTGCACTACGACCCCGCACGAGTTAGCTTTGGGGCGTTGCTCAGGGTGTTTTTTTCCGTAGCCCACGATCCGACCCAACTCAACCGCCAGGGTAACGATCGGGGTACGCAATACCGCTCCGCCGTTTTTTATGAAACCCTAGAGCAGAAGCGGGTTGTGGAATCCTACATTCGCCAGCTTGGTGAAGCGGGGGTTTACTCTGACCCTATTGTAACGGCTATGGAACCGTTGGAAGCGTTTTATCCTGCGGAGGAGCAGCACCAGAATTTTGCTGCCCGAAATCCATATCAGCCATACATCATGGCGGTGGCCGCCCCGAAAATTGAAAAACTGATTGATGGCTTCGGTGACCGGCTTAAATCGGAATATACTGGTGCCGACGCTAATTCAAAAGCCAGTTCCCATTCTGATTCCGGGAATAACCTGGCCTGA